From Peromyscus eremicus chromosome 3, PerEre_H2_v1, whole genome shotgun sequence, one genomic window encodes:
- the LOC131906201 gene encoding immunoglobulin-binding protein 1b-like yields the protein MAMSEEELQQQRLPDLLETSRQLLEEVEASTQPTGSKLIQDKVRRALKLLETASDMLLQLELFSRNEDWEEIASADLKYLMLPALKGALTLKLVGPSHRLNHLREARDHFMNFLTQSHSYHVADFQLPWAQSSSPPEGSPATSAILEPNLVAMASQRQAKIQRYKQNKAVEQRVSALKSAVESGQADDECVREYYLLQLRRWINISLDEIESIDQEIEILRERDLSGEPSASPLPPQERPPMKPFVLTRSVAQAQVFGAGYPSLATMTVNDWYEQHQKCEGLPSGQEVEKQAPPPESHRASQQEEELELEQKEEEEDEDALHRMQQWDEWKDTHPRGYGNRQNMG from the coding sequence ATGGCGATGTCTGAGGAGGAGCTGCAGCAGCAGAGGCTCCCGGACCTGCTGGAAACCAGCAGACAACTTCTGGAGGAGGTGGAAGCCTCGACCCAACCCACGGGCTCCAAGCTAATCCAGGATAAGGTGAGGAGGGCCTTGAAGCTCCTGGAGACGGCCTCAGACATGTTATTACAGCTCGAGCTGTTCAGCCGGAACGAAGATTGGGAGGAGATTGCTTCCGCTGACCTCAAGTACCTGATGCTCCCGGCCCTGAAGGGCGCGCTCACGCTGAAGCTGGTGGGCCCCAGCCATCGCCTCAACCACCTGCGGGAGGCTCGAGACCACTTCATGAACTTCCTAACCCAGAGCCACAGCTACCATGTGGCCGATTTTCAGCTGCCCTGGGCCCAGAGCAGCTCACCACCGGAAGGCAGCCCGGCCACTTCAGCCATCCTGGAGCCTAACCTCGTTGCCATGGCATCCCAGAGGCAGGCTAAAATCCAGAGGTACAAGCAAAATAAAGCGGTGGAGCAGAGAGTGTCCGCTCTGAAATCAGCAGTGGAGAGCGGTCAGGCTGATGACGAGTGTGTGCGGGAGTACTACCTCCTTCAGCTTCGCAGGTGGATTAACATCAGCTTGGATGAGATCGAGAGTATCGACCAGGAGATAGAGATCCTGAGGGAAAGAGACTTGTCGGGTGAGCCATCAGCTTCTCCCTTGCCTCCTCAGGAGAGGCCTCCAATGAAACCCTTCGTCCTCACTCGGAGCGTTGCCCAAGCACAAGTCTTTGGAGCTGGGTACCCGAGTCTGGCGACTATGACGGTGAACGACTGGTATGAACAGCACCAGAAATGTGAGGGTTTACCCTCAGGTCAGGAAGTCGAAAAGCAAGCACCACCACCTGAGTCCCACAGagcatctcagcaggaagaagagctggagctggagcaaaaggaagaagaggaagatgaggatgCCCTTCACAGGATGCAGCAGTGGGATGAATGGAAGGACACCCATCCTAGGGGCTATGGCAACCGACAGAACATGGGCTAA